The following proteins are encoded in a genomic region of Gossypium hirsutum isolate 1008001.06 chromosome D05, Gossypium_hirsutum_v2.1, whole genome shotgun sequence:
- the LOC107942218 gene encoding uncharacterized protein, with protein MGTIHRSGVFKKTNDKARLVIATILGIVIGFFIGVSFPSVSLYKIHLPSNLRSSFDASRANDQDFIVRSPERTADNLPKIYVPTNPRGAELLPPGIVVPESDLYLRRLWGEPSEDLKKKPKYLVTFTVGFDQRSNIDKCVKKFSEDFQILLFHYDGRTTEWDQFEWSKNAIHVSVKKQTKWWYAKRFLHPDVVSAYEYIFIWDEDLGVEHFNAERYIELVKKHGLEISQPGLEPNNGLTWQMTKRRGDREVHKFTEEKPGWCSDPHLPPCAAFVEIMAPVFSREAWRCVWYMIQNDLVHGWGLDFALRRCVEPAHEKIGVVDSQWIIHQVIPSLGSQGKSEDGKPPWEGVRTRCKKEWSMFQNRLANADKAYQLGKE; from the exons ATGGGCACCATACACCGCAG TGgagtttttaagaaaacaaatgataaaGCCAGGCTCGTTATCGCAACAATTCTTGGAATTGTGATTGGATTCTTTATTGGTGTTTCATTTCCGTCAGTTTCCCTTTACAAG ATTCACTTACCTTCAAACCTTAGATCGTCTTTTGATGCATCCAGAGCTAATGACCAAGACTTTATAGTCAGGTCTCCTGAGAGAACTGCAGACAATCTTCCTAAG ATATATGTTCCTACAAATCCTCGTGGTGCAGAATTGTTACCTCCTGGAATTGTCGTTCCAGAATCTGACCTTTACCTGCGCAGGTTATGGGGCGAACCTAGTGAG GATCTGAAGAAGAAGCCAAAGTATTTAGTGACATTTACAGTTGGCTTTGATCAGAGGAGTAATATAGATAAATGTGTTAAAAAG TTTTCTGAGGATTTCCAAATTTTGCTTTTTCATTATGATGGCCGGACAACTGAGTGGGACCAATTTGAGTGGTCAAAGAATGCAATCCATGTTAGTGTAAAGAAGCAGACAAAATG GTGGTATGCGAAAAGGTTTTTGCATCCAGATGTTGTCTCTGCTTATGAATATATCTTCATCTGGGATGAAGACCTGGGAGTGGAACACTTCAATGCTGAGAG ATACATAGAACTTGTCAAGAAGCATGGTCTGGAGATCTCACAACCAGGTTTGGAGCCCAATAATGGATTGACATGGCAGATGACAAAGAGGAGAGGTGACAGAGAAGTTCACAA GTTTACTGAAGAGAAACCAGGCTGGTGTAGTGATCCGCATTTGCCACCATGTGCTGC CTTTGTGGAAATTATGGCGCCCGTATTTTCTCGGGAAGCTTGGAGATGTGTATGGTATATGATTCAG AATGATTTGGTGCATGGATGGGGATTGGATTTTGCTCTCAGAAGATGCGTAGAG CCTGCACATGAAAAAATCGGTGTGGTAGATTCACAGTGGATTATTCATCAAGTAATCCCTTCTCTTGGTAGCCAG GGCAAATCAGAGGATGGTAAACCTCCATGGGAAGGG GTTAGAACGAGGTGCAAAAAAGAATGGTCGATGTTTCAGAACCGACTCGCAAATGCAGACAAGGCGTATCAGCTTGGAAAGGAATAA
- the LOC107906242 gene encoding uncharacterized protein yields the protein MRFARNPNNRSGDYLEGMLSDYVGGKAKVKATKTGCTWLVTALTCLQLAFAVYATILLYYMSPSVELRTKPEFTWATRIARNMKQFIIPPHVHGRYQEAASLITAEIFSPITPSQVCEHERIDFVQKKSSDVQMIKLKRELYDEILDFQSKTIGTETLSELMAMKSQWDMRGPNRPKVTVLLNHFKRKTLCSQLDSLLQQSLPFHQVWVLSFGSPNEHSLKRIVESYNDSRISFISSSYDFKYYGRFQMALQTEADLVYIVDDDMIPGKKMLQILSHVAGIEKYKNSALGSIGRILPFRQKDFTFPSYRKFRSKEAGLYLPDPAYDITVQKIVQVDFLSSSWFLSAELVKALFIETPSTFMTGEDLHLSYQLQKYRNAGSFVLPVDLTDKETWGDSEHRLAYVSETTVIFKDIVQVRDDQWWRALSTGYVTQWAAMYPQKIDALFYAHSVDEVKALAPLLEKFRSSVGKKAYIVVSGGNFCPCEDAAAALNWPKSVCKERRFKIFDLQVGALSRASNSEVPVLQAVYSSLKGLIKIHNPSVIITVTDIDPNVKKALKMASETNVNGTALVLLPRSSVSKVLWMADLRSTALQNWNRMRISVNIITQSRAPSLTRLLKSLSDAYYTGDEIPVSFNMDSKVDEATIKLVDSFEWLHGPKTLRRRIIQGGLIRAVSESWYPTSDDDFGLLLEDDIEVSPYYYLWIKYALLAYHYDPQVSLPELSSISLYTPRLVEVVKERPRWNPTEFFNRIHPNTPYLHQLPCSWGAVFFPKHWREFYVYMNMRFTEDAKANPVQIPKSRTNGWQASWKKFLFDMMYLRGYVSLYPNFPNQASFSTNHMEPGAHISAKDNVVRHDKADFEVPLLIEDFRTLLPNGKLPPASKLPSLNLFNQPVSLKGLKAAGAKLGQDVLPCNNATEIVTVDHITGLPQQCSKFI from the exons ATGAGATTTGCCCGGAATCCAAATAATAGAAGTGGGGATTACTTGGAAGGGATGCTTAGTGATTATGTTGGAGGGAAGGCCAAGGTTAAAGCTACTAAAACTGGCTGTACTTGGCTTGTGACAGCTCTCACTTGCCTGCAACTTGCCTTTGCAGTTTATGCAACGATCCTTTTGTATTACATGAGTCCATCGGTGGAGTTAAGAACCAAACCAGAGTTTACTTGGGCGACAAGAATAGCAAGAAACATGAAACAGTTCATCATCCCACCACATGTTCATGGTCGCTACCAAGAGGCTGCTTCTTTAATCACAGCTGAAATCTTCTCTCCAATTACCCCATCACAAGTTTGTGAGCATGAGAGGATCGATTTCGTGCAGAAGAAGTCCAGCGATGTTCAAATGATCAAGTTGAAGAGAGAGTTATATGATGAGATATTGGATTTTCAAAGCAAGACCATCGGTACAGAGACTCTGTCCGAGTTAATGGCAATGAAATCCCAATGGGATATGCGCGGTCCCAACCGACCCAAAGTGACAGTGCTCTTGAACCATTTCAAGAGAAAAACACTTTGTTCTCAGCTCGATTCTTTGCTTCAGCAGTCGCTTCCTTTCCATCAGGTTTGGGTGCTTTCCTTCGGGAGTCCAAACGAACACTCTCTAAAGAGAATCGTAGAGAGCTACAATGATTCAAGGATCAGCTTCATTAGTTCAAGCTATGATTTCAAGTACTATGGCAGgtttcaaatggctttacaaacAGAAGCTGATCTCGTGTATATCGTGGACGATGACATGATTCCAGGAAAGAAAATGCTACAGATTCTATCTCATGTAGCAGGAATTGAAAAGTATAAGAACTCTGCTTTGGGTAGCATTGGAAGGATCTTGCCTTTCAGACAGAAGGATTTTACGTTCCCGAGCTATAGGAAGTTCCGATCGAAGGAGGCAGGGCTTTACTTGCCTGACCCTGCCTATGATATTACTGTCCAGAAAATTGTGCAGGTGGATTTTCTTTCCAGCTCTTGGTTTTTATCTGCTGAGCTTGTCAAGGCACTCTTCATTGAGACACCTTCCACATTCATGACTGGTGAAGATCTTCATCTTAG CTATCAGCTTCAGAAGTATAGAAATGCAGGCTCATTTGTTCTTCCCGTTGACCTGACCGACAAAGAAACATGGGGTGATAGCGAACACAGACTTGCCTATGTATCAGAAACTACTGTGATCTTCAAGGACATAGTTCAAGTCCGAGATGACCAGTGGTGGAGGGCGCTAAGTACCGGTTATGTAACTCAGTGGGCTGCAATGTACCCTCAAAAGATTGATGCTCTCTTTTATGCTCACAGTGTTGATGAGGTCAAGGCACTTGCACCGCTACTCGAAAAGTTCAGGTCTTCTGTTGGTAAGAAGGCTTACATTGTAGTTTCTGGAGGCAATTTCTGCCCTTGTGAAGATGCTGCAGCAGCTCTAAACTGGCCAAAGTCAGTTTGCAAAGAGCGAAGATTTAAGATTTTCGATTTGCAAGTAGGGGCACTTTCAAGAGCATCGAACTCCGAGGTCCCGGTTCTGCAAGCAGTATACTCTAGTTTGAAAGGATTGATCAAAATTCATAACCCCAGTGTGATTATCACGGTGACAGACATTGATCCCAATGTCAAAAAAGCTTTGAAGATGGCATCCGAGACGAATGTAAATGGTACTGCACTCGTACTTTTACCGAGGTCTTCAGTCTCAAAGGTTCTATGGATGGCAGATCTAAGATCAACTGCATTACAAA ATTGGAACCGGATGCGGATCTCCGTCAATATAATTACTCAAAGCCGTGCACCTTCCTTAACAAGGCTTCTTAAGTCTCTGAGTGATGCATACTATACTGGAGATGAGATCCCTGTCAGCTTCAATATGGACAGTAAGGTGGATGAAGCAACTATTAAGCTTGTTGATTCATTTGAATGGCTTCATGGCCCTAAAACCCTCAGAAGGAGAATCATTCAGGGAGGGCTGATTCGAGCAGTTAGTGAGAGTTGGTATCCAACATCAGATGATGACTTTGGGTTACTACTTGAGGACGATATCGAAGTCTCTCCTTACTACTATCTATGGATTAAATATGCTCTCTTAGCCTACCACTATGACCCTCAAGTATCCCTTCCCGAGCTCTCCTCGATCTCTCTTTACACCCCTCGATTAGTTGAAGTTGTGAAAGAAAGGCCGAGATGGAACCCAACTGAATTCTTCAACCGCATTCACCCGAACACACCTTACCTTCACCAGCTACCTTGTAGTTGGGGTGCAGTATTCTTCCCCAAGCATTGGAGAGAATTCTATGTATACATGAACATGAGATTCACCGAAGACGCCAAAGCAAATCCAGTTCAAATCCCAAAGTCGAGAACGAACGGTTGGCAAGCTTCATGGAAGAAATTCCTCTTCGACATGATGTACCTTAGAGGATATGTTAGCCTTTACCCCAACTTCCCAAACCAAGCTAGCTTTTCAACTAACCATATGGAACCAGGGGCTCATATCAGTGCAAAGGACAATGTGGTTAGGCACGACAAAGCAGATTTTGAAGTCCCATTGTTGATTGAAGATTTTAGAACCCTATTGCCTAATGGGAAATTACCTCCAGCTTCAAAGCTGCCATCACTTAACCTTTTCAATCAACCTGTGTCACTGAAAGGGCTCAAAGCAGCAGGAGCCAAGTTGGGTCAAGATGTATTACCATGCAACAATGCTACAGAGATTGTCACAGTTGATCATATTACAGGTCTGCCACAGCAATGCTCCAAATTCATATGA
- the LOC107942215 gene encoding UDP-xylose transporter 1: MGEMSSFQLGVIGALFLSVASSVSIVICNKALMSNLGFPFATTLTSWHLMVTFFTLHAAQRFNLFESKPIDMKTVVLFGILNGVSIGLLNLSLGFNSIGFYQMTKLAIIPFTVLLETIFLKKQFSQNIKLSLLLLLVGVGIASITDLQLNFVGTILSLLAIITTCVGQILTNTIQKRLNVSSTQLLYQSAPFQAAILFVSGPLVDQLLTKQNVFAYNYSPIVLAFIILSCIISVSVNFSTFLVIGKTSPVTYQVLGHLKTCLVLTFGYTLLHDPFTDRNIVGILIAIFGMGLYSYFCTQENKKKQADPLGSQMKEKDAAPFLGPQKEGHEVKNLNKDSLV, encoded by the exons ATGGGAGAGATGTCAAGCTTCCAATTGGGTGTCATTGGTGCCCTGTTTCTTTCAGTTGCATCATCGGTCTCCATTGTCATATGCAACAAAGCTTTGATGAGCAATCTTGGATTCCCTTTTG CCACAACACTCACTAGCTGGCATCTAATGGTGACATTTTTCACCCTTCATGCCGCACAACGCTTCAATCTTTTTGAAAGTAAACCCATTGACATGAAGACCGTGGTGCTCTTTGGCATCCTCAATGGCGTTTCCATTGGACTTCTCAACTTGAGCCTTGGGTTTAACTCCATTGGATTCTATCAG ATGACCAAACTTGCAATCATACCATTCACTGTATTATTGGAAACCATCTTCCTTAAAAAGCAattcag CCAAAACATAAAGTTGTCCCTCTTACTTTTACTTGTTGGAGTTGGCATTGCTTCCATAACTGATCTGCAACTCAATTTTGTCGGGACAATCCTTTCTCTCCTCGCCATTATAACCACCTGCGTTGGCCAAATT CTGACAAACACAATACAGAAGAGGTTAAATGTGTCTTCAACGCAGCTGCTCTACCAGTCAGCCCCATTTCAAGCAGCAATTCTTTTTGTCTCAGGCCCTTTGGTAGATCAATTACTCACCAAACAAAATGTGTTTGCTTATAATTATTCTCCTATAGTCTTG GCATTTATCATCCTCTCTTGCATTATTTCAGTATCTGTCAATTTCAGTACATTTTTGGTTATTGGCAAGACATCCCCAGTGACATATCAAGTTCTTGGTCACCTCAAGACTTGCCTGGTTCTTACCTTTGGCTATACATTGCTGCATGACCCTTTTACAGACAGGAATATCGTTGGAATCCTCATTGCCATTTTTGGGATGGGCTTGTATTCCTATTTTTGCACCCAAGAGAACAAAAAGAAACAAGCTGATCCTTTGGGGTCacag ATGAAAGAAAAGGATGCAGCACCATTTCTGGGTCCACAGAAAGAAGGCCATGAAGTTAAAAACTTGAACAAAGATTCCCTTGTCTAA
- the LOC107906234 gene encoding protein ENHANCED DISEASE RESISTANCE 2-like isoform X2: MGGSQIGELKMEGWLHIIRSNRIGLQYSRKRYFVLEDHLLKSFKSMPISNLQEPGRSVIIDSCIRVADNGRESIHSNVFFIFTLYNSSNHNDQLKLGASSPEEAARWIQSFQEAALKDGTYPGNDVACSKSRWQSFRSSGSSNTNHNSSIDWTLCSSTKMDRVTSDVVAPSPWTIFGCQNGLRLFKEAKDRDSHGKWDDHPAIMAVGVIDGTSEAIFQTLMSLGPSRSEWDFCFYKGSVIEHLDGHTDIIHKQLYGDWLPMGMKRRDLLLRRYWRREDDGTYVILYHSVFHKKCPPQKSYIRACLKSGGYVISPLNEEKHSVVKHMLAIDWKFWKSYLKTSAARSITIRMLERVAALRELFKAKQGKYPSADISSGELIRAVRLQQSEEDCVVDMCTQIEAGKSKENLSEGMEKAPSEHSSLVGFNDAADEFFDVPEPTDYDQSTDGWDSDYAPEVYSQDTRQTKLSTAAVFVKKLHDLAVQKRGYMDLQDMTKEDGIWCSYGNTLPKDPTCTLPCSWTAAEPSTFLIRGENYLEDCKKFKAKGTLMQMVAADWLRSDKREDDLGGRPGGIVQKYAAQGGPEFFFIVNIQVPGSTTYSLALYYMMNTPVEDSPLLYNFINGDDAYRNSRFKLIPYISKGSWIVKQSVGKKACLIGQALEINYFRGKNYLELGIDIGSSTVARGVVSLVLGYLNNLVIEMAFLIQANTEEELPEYLLGTCRLNHLDASKSITVKV, encoded by the exons atgggcgGTTCACAGATCGGAGAATTAAAAATGGAAGGATGGTTACATATAATTCGTTCGAATCGGATTGGATTACAGTACTCAAGGAAACGTTACTTTGTTCTTGAAGATCATCTGCTTAAGAGCTTCAAATCCATGCCCATTTCCAATCTCCAG GAACCTGGTCGAAGTGTTATTATTGATTCCTGCATTCGAGTTGCAGACAATGGGAGAGAGAGCATTCACAGCAAC GTATTCTTCATATTCACTCTTTATAATAGTTCTAATCACAATGATCAACTTAAG CTAGGAGCTAGTAGTCCTGAGGAAGCAGCAAGATGGATTCAATCCTTCCAGGAAGCAGCTTTAAAG GATGGTACATACCCTGGAAATGATGTTGCTTGTTCAAAGAGCAGATGGCAGTCCTTCAG ATCGAGTGGTTCCAGTAACACAAATCATAACAGTTCTATTGACTGGACTCTTTGTTCATCCACAAAGATGGACAGAGTGACATCTGATGTTGTAGCTCCTTCACCTTGGACAATCTTTGGCTGTCAGAATG GTCTTAGACTGTTTAAAGAAGCTAAAGATAGGGATTCTCATGGAAAG TGGGATGATCATCCTGCAATCATGGCTGTGGGTGTCATAGATGGAACTTCAGAAGCCATTTTCCAGACACTAATGTCTCTTGGACCCTCAAGATCAGA ATGGGATTTCTGTTTCTACAAGGGTAGTGTGATTGAACATCTTGATGGTCATACTGATATCATTCACAAGCAGCTATATGGTGATTGGTTACCTAT gggaatgaaaaggagggatcTCTTGTTGCGCCGCTATTGGAGAAGAGAAGATGATGGAACATATG TTATTCTGTACCACTCGGTGTTTCACAAGAAGTGCCCCCCACAGAAAAGCTATATCCGTGCCTGCCTTAAAA GTGGTGGATATGTCATATCTCCTCTGAATGAAGAAAAACACTCAGTTGTAAAACACATGCTTGCAATTGATTGGAAGTTCTGGAAATCTTATCTTAAAACTTCTGCAGCCCGATCTATTACCATCCGTATGCTTGAGAGAGTTGCCG CGTTAAGAGAGTTATTCAAagcaaaacaaggaaaatatcCTTCTGCTGATATTTCATCTGGAGAGTTGATACGGGCTGTTAGGTTGCAACAGAGTGAAGAGGACTGTGTAGTTGATATGTGCACACAGATAGAGGCTGGAAAATCGAAGGAAAATTTGAGTGAAGGAATGGAAAAGGCACCTTCAGAGCACTCGAGTCTGGTAGGTTTTAATGATGCTGCCGATGAATTCTTTGATGTTCCAGAACCAACAGACTATGATCAATCAACAGATGGGTGGGATTCTGACTATGCTCCTGAAGTATACTCTCAG GATACACGCCAAACAAAGTTATCAACTGCTGCTGTTTTTGTGAAAAAGTTACATGATCTTGCAG TCCAGAAAAGGGGCTACATGGACTTACAAGACATGACGAAGGAAGATGGCATATGGTGCTCCTATGGAAACACTCTTCCCAAAGATCCAACTTGTACATTACCCTGCAGTTGGACAGCGGCAGAACCCTCCACATTTTTAATTCGTGGGGAGAATTACCTAGAAGATTGTAAGAAG ttTAAGGCAAAGGGCACTTTAATGCAAATGGTCGCTGCAGATTGGCTAAGATCTGACAAACGCGAAGATGATCTAGGAGGGCGTCCTGGGGGCATTGTTCAG AAATATGCTGCTCAGGGTGGACCAGAGTTTTTCTTCATTGTAAACATACAG GTGCCAGGTTCAACAACATACAGCCTAGCACTATACTATATGATGAATACTCCAGTGGAAGATTCACCGTTACTGTATAACTTCATCAATGGTGATGACGCATATAGAAATTCAAGGTTTAAGCTCATTCCATACATTTCAAAG GGGTCGTGGATAGTCAAGCAGAGTGTCGGAAAGAAAGCTTGTCTCATTGGCCAAGcattggaaattaattatttccGTGGGAAGAACTACTTGGAG CTTGGGATTGACATTGGGTCATCGACGGTGGCAAGAGGCGTGGTCAGTCTTGTGCTTGGTTACCTCAACAATCTGGTTATTGAAATGGCATTTTTGATACAG gcaAATACAGAAGAGGAGCTACCAGAGTATCTTCTTGGAACATGCCGGCTGAACCATCTTGACGCATCAAAATCTATTACAGTAAAagtatga
- the LOC107906234 gene encoding protein ENHANCED DISEASE RESISTANCE 2-like isoform X1 has protein sequence MGGSQIGELKMEGWLHIIRSNRIGLQYSRKRYFVLEDHLLKSFKSMPISNLQEPGRSVIIDSCIRVADNGRESIHSNVFFIFTLYNSSNHNDQLKLGASSPEEAARWIQSFQEAALKDGTYPGNDVACSKSRWQSFSFLEGLLACRSSGSSNTNHNSSIDWTLCSSTKMDRVTSDVVAPSPWTIFGCQNGLRLFKEAKDRDSHGKWDDHPAIMAVGVIDGTSEAIFQTLMSLGPSRSEWDFCFYKGSVIEHLDGHTDIIHKQLYGDWLPMGMKRRDLLLRRYWRREDDGTYVILYHSVFHKKCPPQKSYIRACLKSGGYVISPLNEEKHSVVKHMLAIDWKFWKSYLKTSAARSITIRMLERVAALRELFKAKQGKYPSADISSGELIRAVRLQQSEEDCVVDMCTQIEAGKSKENLSEGMEKAPSEHSSLVGFNDAADEFFDVPEPTDYDQSTDGWDSDYAPEVYSQDTRQTKLSTAAVFVKKLHDLAVQKRGYMDLQDMTKEDGIWCSYGNTLPKDPTCTLPCSWTAAEPSTFLIRGENYLEDCKKFKAKGTLMQMVAADWLRSDKREDDLGGRPGGIVQKYAAQGGPEFFFIVNIQVPGSTTYSLALYYMMNTPVEDSPLLYNFINGDDAYRNSRFKLIPYISKGSWIVKQSVGKKACLIGQALEINYFRGKNYLELGIDIGSSTVARGVVSLVLGYLNNLVIEMAFLIQANTEEELPEYLLGTCRLNHLDASKSITVKV, from the exons atgggcgGTTCACAGATCGGAGAATTAAAAATGGAAGGATGGTTACATATAATTCGTTCGAATCGGATTGGATTACAGTACTCAAGGAAACGTTACTTTGTTCTTGAAGATCATCTGCTTAAGAGCTTCAAATCCATGCCCATTTCCAATCTCCAG GAACCTGGTCGAAGTGTTATTATTGATTCCTGCATTCGAGTTGCAGACAATGGGAGAGAGAGCATTCACAGCAAC GTATTCTTCATATTCACTCTTTATAATAGTTCTAATCACAATGATCAACTTAAG CTAGGAGCTAGTAGTCCTGAGGAAGCAGCAAGATGGATTCAATCCTTCCAGGAAGCAGCTTTAAAG GATGGTACATACCCTGGAAATGATGTTGCTTGTTCAAAGAGCAGATGGCAGTCCTTCAG TTTCTTAGAAGGGCTCCTTGCATGCAGATCGAGTGGTTCCAGTAACACAAATCATAACAGTTCTATTGACTGGACTCTTTGTTCATCCACAAAGATGGACAGAGTGACATCTGATGTTGTAGCTCCTTCACCTTGGACAATCTTTGGCTGTCAGAATG GTCTTAGACTGTTTAAAGAAGCTAAAGATAGGGATTCTCATGGAAAG TGGGATGATCATCCTGCAATCATGGCTGTGGGTGTCATAGATGGAACTTCAGAAGCCATTTTCCAGACACTAATGTCTCTTGGACCCTCAAGATCAGA ATGGGATTTCTGTTTCTACAAGGGTAGTGTGATTGAACATCTTGATGGTCATACTGATATCATTCACAAGCAGCTATATGGTGATTGGTTACCTAT gggaatgaaaaggagggatcTCTTGTTGCGCCGCTATTGGAGAAGAGAAGATGATGGAACATATG TTATTCTGTACCACTCGGTGTTTCACAAGAAGTGCCCCCCACAGAAAAGCTATATCCGTGCCTGCCTTAAAA GTGGTGGATATGTCATATCTCCTCTGAATGAAGAAAAACACTCAGTTGTAAAACACATGCTTGCAATTGATTGGAAGTTCTGGAAATCTTATCTTAAAACTTCTGCAGCCCGATCTATTACCATCCGTATGCTTGAGAGAGTTGCCG CGTTAAGAGAGTTATTCAAagcaaaacaaggaaaatatcCTTCTGCTGATATTTCATCTGGAGAGTTGATACGGGCTGTTAGGTTGCAACAGAGTGAAGAGGACTGTGTAGTTGATATGTGCACACAGATAGAGGCTGGAAAATCGAAGGAAAATTTGAGTGAAGGAATGGAAAAGGCACCTTCAGAGCACTCGAGTCTGGTAGGTTTTAATGATGCTGCCGATGAATTCTTTGATGTTCCAGAACCAACAGACTATGATCAATCAACAGATGGGTGGGATTCTGACTATGCTCCTGAAGTATACTCTCAG GATACACGCCAAACAAAGTTATCAACTGCTGCTGTTTTTGTGAAAAAGTTACATGATCTTGCAG TCCAGAAAAGGGGCTACATGGACTTACAAGACATGACGAAGGAAGATGGCATATGGTGCTCCTATGGAAACACTCTTCCCAAAGATCCAACTTGTACATTACCCTGCAGTTGGACAGCGGCAGAACCCTCCACATTTTTAATTCGTGGGGAGAATTACCTAGAAGATTGTAAGAAG ttTAAGGCAAAGGGCACTTTAATGCAAATGGTCGCTGCAGATTGGCTAAGATCTGACAAACGCGAAGATGATCTAGGAGGGCGTCCTGGGGGCATTGTTCAG AAATATGCTGCTCAGGGTGGACCAGAGTTTTTCTTCATTGTAAACATACAG GTGCCAGGTTCAACAACATACAGCCTAGCACTATACTATATGATGAATACTCCAGTGGAAGATTCACCGTTACTGTATAACTTCATCAATGGTGATGACGCATATAGAAATTCAAGGTTTAAGCTCATTCCATACATTTCAAAG GGGTCGTGGATAGTCAAGCAGAGTGTCGGAAAGAAAGCTTGTCTCATTGGCCAAGcattggaaattaattatttccGTGGGAAGAACTACTTGGAG CTTGGGATTGACATTGGGTCATCGACGGTGGCAAGAGGCGTGGTCAGTCTTGTGCTTGGTTACCTCAACAATCTGGTTATTGAAATGGCATTTTTGATACAG gcaAATACAGAAGAGGAGCTACCAGAGTATCTTCTTGGAACATGCCGGCTGAACCATCTTGACGCATCAAAATCTATTACAGTAAAagtatga